GGCTTTCGCCTCGCGAATCGCCGCCAGCTCGTCCGGATCGAACATACCTCAGCCTACGCGCGCCCGGCCTTGAAGGTTGGCCGTCGAAAAGCGAAACACCCCAGTCGAGCGCCACCATAGCACGATTCGATGGCCGACTACGACACCGTCCTGCTCGATCTCGACGGGACACTCTGTGAGTACGTCCGGACCAAGAACGACCTGCTCGCTGCCGCATTCGGAGAGCTCGGCGTCGAACCGCCGTTCTCGGCACGTGACTACGTCGAACGAGTCGATCTCTACGCCGACCGGGCGGACTCGATGGTCGAGCGTCGCCGGCTGTGTTTTGCAGAACTCGCCGAAGAGAACGGCCACGACCCCGATATCGGTCGTGCAGCCGCCGACGTCTACGCCAGGGAGCGCGACCACAGCAACGTCCGCTTTCTCGACGGCGCGAGCGAGGCCCTGGCAGCACTCCGAGAGCGCTACCCGCTCGGCTTGGTGACTAACGGCGGCCCGGACATGCAGGACCAGAAGATCGATGGACTGGGTGTCCGCGAGCACTTCGAGACAGTCGTCTACGCCGGCCACGACACGCCGGCTAAACCCGATCCGGCGCCGTTCGAGCGCGCGCTGTCCGATCTCGGCTCGAACGCTGAGCGATCTATCTACGTCGGGAACAACTACGAATCCGACGTCGTCGGGGCCGCAAACGCCGGCCTGGCGTCGATTCTGGTCGGTGAACCACCGGTCGACGGCAGCGTCGATCCGCTGGCGACGGTCGACTCCCCGGCCGACGTGCCGCGGTTGCTCGAGTAGTCGCGGGGGCCGTTCGATAGTCGATAGCCTCTGATGATCAGTCGCTGGTATCGTACTTGTAGGTCGCTTCGTCGGGGTCGATCCCGAAGTCCTCTGGCGTCTCGGTCGGCTCGGGTTCCTCGTCGGTGACGCCGGCGGCTTTGAACGCTTGCCGGAGGTCAGTGGGCATCTCGAAATCCGCGACGTCCAGCCGCATCGGGACTGCCTCGGGCTGGATGTTCCCCCGCTTGGTGTCGAGTCGTTCCTGTAGCTTCTCGGGGAGTCCGTCGGCGTCCATCCCCTCGAAGCCGAACTGTGCGAGGTACTCGGGCTGGTCGGTCAGCGAGTAGACGACCTCGAACCCTTCGTCGCCCGCCTTCTGGACGAGACGCTCGATGACGTGCGCCCCGACGCCTTGCTCGCGCCAGTCGTCGAGCACCCCGATGCTGGTGAGTTCACAGGTCTCTCCGCCGTCGGTCTTGTGGATTCGGATGCGGCCGAAACCCGCCTTCGCGTTGGTCTGCTCGTCGATGGCGATGACGTAATCGCGCGAGCGAAAGGCGGTCTCGTCCAGGCCCATCTCTTCGATCCGATCCAGCAACCAGACCTCTTCTCGGTTCTTCGCGTCCCGGACGTACATACCTGCACGTAGGCTGGCCGCGCTCAAAAGGGTACTGTCGATAGGTGGTTGCGTCCCGGCTGGCCCGGCCGTTTTTTGTCGGCTCGACTCCCACGTCCGCTATGCAACTCCCCCTGGGGTCCGGGACCATCGAAGTTACGCTGCCCGATTGTTCCGTCGAGACAGCGGTCCCAGCCGGTGGCGAGTCGATCGACGTCCGGTCGGCTGCCGAACGCACCGTCGCCGATCCGCACGGCCCGCCGCTGGCAGACGCAGTGGACGCGAGCGACGACGTGGCGATCGTCGTCACGGACGTCACGCGGGCGACGCCCGACGACGTGCTGCTGGACGTTCTCGTGGACTGCCTCCGAGACTGCGGCGTCGGTCGCGAGCAAGTGACAGTCGTGCTCGGCCTCGGCCTCCACCGCCCCATGACCGACGACGAGATCCAGTCGGAATTCGACGAGAACGCCGACCTCGTCGAGAACCACGACCCGCAATCGGTCGTCACGGTCGGCCAGGTCGATGGCGTCGACATCGAGATTAATCGAACGGTCGCAGCCGCGGACACGGTCCTGGCGACGGGCATGGTCGAACCCCACCAGTACGCCGGCTTCTCCGGCGGCGCGAAGACGGTCGTGATCGGCGCAGGAGGCGAATCACAGATCGGCTACACCCACGGCCCGGATCTACTATCCCAGGACGGGACGCGGATCGGTCGGATCGCGGACAATCCCTTCCGGGACTTTCTGGATCGGGCCGGCGACCTCGCAGGTCCCGACTTCTGCATCAACGTCACCCACGGTCCGCAGGGATTTCTGGGCGTCGAGGCCGGCCGACCACGAGCGGTCGTTCGAGCGCTGGCTTCGACGGCCCGCGAGGCACTGGCCGTCGACGTAGACGGGGGATACGACGCCGTGATCGCAGGAATCGGCGCGCCCAAGGACGCCAACCTCTATCAGGCCTCACGAGCGGCGACATACGTCGCGCTGGGCGACCACAATCCACTCCACGAAGGCGGACGGATCGTCGTGCCCGCCGTACTCCCAGAAGGAGCGGGCGACGGTACTGGCGAACAGCGCTTCAAGCGCTGGCTCGAAAGCGCCGTCGACGCCGATTCGCTGTTCGAGACCATGCGAGATGGGTACGAACCCGGTGCCCAGCGGGCGTTCGTTCTCGCGCGCATCCTCCGGTCGTACGACGTGTGGATCACCAACAGTCAACACCCCCAGCTCGTCGCGGACTGTCTCATGCACGCCGCAGACTCGCCCGCGGACGCGATCGATTCCAGCAGTCGAGTCCTGGTCGTCCCCGACGCTATCAACACGCTCCTGCAATAAGCAATTCGGCCGGCAGTGTCAGGCGTCGAGTTCGGAGACCGCGATCAACATCCGGCCGTCGTCGAGTGCCGTGACCATCTTCGACTCAGTAAAGGTCGAGCCGTCGGCGCGCAATCCCTTGCTTCGGCCGGTCCACTCGCCGCCGCCCTGGACTACGGGCAGGACGTGTGTCTTGATGTGCTCGACCTCCTCGTCCGGGTGGAGTTCGGTCCAGTGTTTGCCAGTGACCTCCTCGGACTCGTAATCGTAGAGACTGGCGTACGTATCGTCGACCTCGTCGAAGGATTCGTCGACCCCCACGACACCGACGCCGTCGAGTTCGATTTCCGACTCGGGGTCGAACGCGCCGCCGCCCGCCATCGCGTGTTCGACTCGACGGACGAGCATCGTGTAGGGCTCGCCACCGAACCCCTTCTTGAGGTAGTCCGTCAGGCCGGCGTGGACGACCTCGGCGGCGACGTCAGAGGTCTCTGCACTCGAAAACAGCAACAGCGGGAGTTCGGGATGTAATTCCCGGACGGCTTCGAGGAAGTCGATACCGTTCATCTCGGGCATATCGTAGTCGCTGACGACACAGTCGTACTCGGTCGGTCCGTCCCGAAGCTCCTCCAGCGCGACCTCTGGATCGGTCTCTACGTCGACCGTACAGTTCAGTCCGCTCTGCTCGCGCTCTAAGTACGTCGCGACGATCTCGCCCATCGCCGGGTCGTCGTCGACGTGAAGAACATCGTAGTGAGTCATCAGCGCAGCCATACCTGAATGGACTGCGTGCTGAAATATGGCCTGAGTGCCTACCTCGTTTGGTATCACTCTTCGACAGCTACCGGCCCGACACCATCGTCATCTAGCTCCTCCAGCACGCGCTGGTGGAACTCCTGCAAGACGGCGGACTCGTCCTCGGCCAGCACCACGTCACTCGCCGAGAGGGTCGCCAGCCCGAACGCCCGCGGCGTCGGCGAGTCGACGCGGTGGTGAACGACGTCAATCTCGCCCACCTGCACCCCGTCCAGGAAGTCCTCGATGGCGTCGACGTCCAGTTTGTCCTCCAGTATCTCACGGTACGTTTCCTCCATCACCGCGAAGCAATCGAGGTCGTCCGCGAAACTCAGCAGCATGTCGGCGTTGAACTGCTGTTCGCTCGCGGACTTCTCGTAGCCCTTGTAGCGCTTGAGGATCATCAGTGCCCGCGTCGCGTTGATCCGGAAGTACCGCTCCAGGAGGTCCGTCCCCTCCAGACTCGCCCGGAGATCTGCCC
The Halapricum salinum genome window above contains:
- a CDS encoding HAD family hydrolase codes for the protein MADYDTVLLDLDGTLCEYVRTKNDLLAAAFGELGVEPPFSARDYVERVDLYADRADSMVERRRLCFAELAEENGHDPDIGRAAADVYARERDHSNVRFLDGASEALAALRERYPLGLVTNGGPDMQDQKIDGLGVREHFETVVYAGHDTPAKPDPAPFERALSDLGSNAERSIYVGNNYESDVVGAANAGLASILVGEPPVDGSVDPLATVDSPADVPRLLE
- a CDS encoding GNAT family N-acetyltransferase; this encodes MYVRDAKNREEVWLLDRIEEMGLDETAFRSRDYVIAIDEQTNAKAGFGRIRIHKTDGGETCELTSIGVLDDWREQGVGAHVIERLVQKAGDEGFEVVYSLTDQPEYLAQFGFEGMDADGLPEKLQERLDTKRGNIQPEAVPMRLDVADFEMPTDLRQAFKAAGVTDEEPEPTETPEDFGIDPDEATYKYDTSD
- a CDS encoding lactate racemase domain-containing protein; translation: MQLPLGSGTIEVTLPDCSVETAVPAGGESIDVRSAAERTVADPHGPPLADAVDASDDVAIVVTDVTRATPDDVLLDVLVDCLRDCGVGREQVTVVLGLGLHRPMTDDEIQSEFDENADLVENHDPQSVVTVGQVDGVDIEINRTVAAADTVLATGMVEPHQYAGFSGGAKTVVIGAGGESQIGYTHGPDLLSQDGTRIGRIADNPFRDFLDRAGDLAGPDFCINVTHGPQGFLGVEAGRPRAVVRALASTAREALAVDVDGGYDAVIAGIGAPKDANLYQASRAATYVALGDHNPLHEGGRIVVPAVLPEGAGDGTGEQRFKRWLESAVDADSLFETMRDGYEPGAQRAFVLARILRSYDVWITNSQHPQLVADCLMHAADSPADAIDSSSRVLVVPDAINTLLQ
- a CDS encoding response regulator: MTHYDVLHVDDDPAMGEIVATYLEREQSGLNCTVDVETDPEVALEELRDGPTEYDCVVSDYDMPEMNGIDFLEAVRELHPELPLLLFSSAETSDVAAEVVHAGLTDYLKKGFGGEPYTMLVRRVEHAMAGGGAFDPESEIELDGVGVVGVDESFDEVDDTYASLYDYESEEVTGKHWTELHPDEEVEHIKTHVLPVVQGGGEWTGRSKGLRADGSTFTESKMVTALDDGRMLIAVSELDA